The DNA window TGCAAAGATGTGTTAAGAAATCAACTTAGGCACATTAGCATTttagagagtttatttgagcaaggGTGATTCATGAACAGGCAGGGCCAAACTGCAAGCAACTGGGTCTCTACTACAGAGGTACAAGGGGGAAAATTTTATAAGGTTCCCACagaagcaagacaaagaaaatactTGGTTAAAGTTGAAAGGACCTAGTTAGAGGTTAGATGGTGGTTTCTAATTGGTTAAGCTTGTTTGGCTGTTTACACTGAGTCGGGTGTTAGTTTGCTTGGTGCTGGAACCTAAATGGTGGAACTGTTACCAGCAGCAAATCCAATGGGTCTGCAGCAGACTCCATCCTTGCCCCCCGGAGGAGAGGAGGGAATTTGGCCGGGGAGGCGTAAGGTAGCATGATAGTCCAAGGCAAGTTTTATAGCAGGAGTAAAAGTTTTAGAGCAAGAACAAAAGGAAGCAAAGTGCACTTGAAGAGAGCCAAgcgggtgacttgagagatccaATTGCCTTGGTAGGcccttgacttggggttttatacattggcattGTTCCGGGGTTTCCATTTCTCCTCCTCTGATTTTTCTTTGGGGCGGGCTGtctgcatgcacagtggcctgccagcacttgggaggggacGCATGTGCAGTGTTTTTACTGAAGTTGTGCACGTGTTCACTGGAGGAgtttttcccttaccagtcaaGCCTTCCTAAAGGAAGGTCATATATGAGTTAAATGCCACTATTTTGCCTCTTAGGGTGCATGCTTGAGCCTGcgcacccaactcctgagatcttatcaggaagtggctgatcaccagcttcaggtgtttccTATCTATTGGGAGGCCATCGTTCCCTGGCGCCAGCTGCCACTCATTATTATGTTAGAGACACAGCTTAACAACTGCCtcaccatcacctgatggttgcctgacattcctggtgagggggccctcccctgccctgctcatgtctgactagctacctgCTCCAACATTTCCCCCCCTCAAGAGTCCAAGACCCAATTATCTGGGAAAATGGACGAAGGTCAGTCTTctttaactgcttcctgctgacagaggGGCTGTAGTGGTTGTTCTGTGGGTCTTGGCCTCTTGCTAGCTGTCAGGGCAGGATGGCTCTGTGGATTGGCAAAAACCATATCCAGCCAGGTCCACGGGAGACGGGGCAGGATTTCGCCTCTGTCGTGTTCCACTAGCGAGCAGTCTAGGGGTCCTCCTTAGAAGGGTGACTCTTGAATATTGCGAGGATGGCGTCCTGCACTGAGATTCGTCTGGAGCTTTATGGCCTGAAGGCGAGAGGAGACAAATTGGGTTATTAGATTTAGGAGACATGGACCAAAAAGGAGCAAAAGTAGGAGACTAACAAGTGGGCCTGTAAGGGGAAGAACCCAAGAGAACCATTTCCAAGTTCCTTCCCAATTTAACCAACCCTGAGTGGCTCGTTCCCGTAAACTGGAGGCTTGATTTAGGAGTTGTCTGATGTTGTCTTGTACTTTTCCTGATTGATTTACCCAAAAGCAACATTTTTCATCTAAGGCCAAACAAATTCCTCCCTGTGCTGCCGTTAACATGTCTAGTCCTCGACGATTTTGAAGGACTACGGCTGCTAAAGAGTCGATTTGTTCTTGCATGGTCGTTAAGGCTTTAGCCATGGTGTCAATGTTGTTGGCTATTTCCTTTGAGAGCTGGCTATAGGTGAGGGAAGCTTTTGTGATTCCAGCAATTCCGGTTCCCGTACCAGCTAGAATGCCGAGTCCCGCGAGAAGGGGAATGAAATGGATTGCCCTCCTCACCCTGGGCAACGGGGAATTCCCATAGATTGGTATTGGAAGAGAGAGATTGCCAGGGGCTATGAAGATGTCTGGGGTTACATAGCCTATGGTACAAGTTCCAgtccagttactggggaggcatTGGTGAATCGACTGGCCACAAATATAAAAGGCTCCTTGAGTTTTAAGGCATGTAGAGATATGGAAATGAAATAAGGGGGTGAGGGAGGTTCCAAAAAATTCTGAGACTGCTGATATGCCCAGGTAGCTGGTGGCTATAGTCATGCCTGCTAAGACTTGGACGCAGGGTGTTTGGCTCTGGTTAGCtcccttggttttattttcccaaaaaagagaatttcgaGTTTGGTCCAATAGAACCCATTCCGCTGTAGAGCTGAGGTTGGAAATTTGCAGACATTGGTTATAATCAGCAGGCCGGAACCAGAAGTTTCGAGTACTGCATGAGCTTGGGCGTCCCTGGCAAAACCGGCTGGATTTATCTAGCAAAGTTCCCTGAGGAAAAGTAATA is part of the Homo sapiens chromosome 6, GRCh38.p14 Primary Assembly genome and encodes:
- the ERVFRD-1 gene encoding syncytin-2 preproprotein; translation: MGLLLLVLILTPSLAAYRHPDFPLLEKAQQLLQSTGSPYSTNCWLCTSSSTETPGTAYPASPREWTSIEAELHISYRWDPNLKGLMRPANSLLSTVKQDFPDIRQKPPIFGPIFTNINLMGIAPICVMAKRKNGTNVGTLPSTVCNVTFTVDSNQQTYQTYTHNQFRHQPRFPKPPNITFPQGTLLDKSSRFCQGRPSSCSTRNFWFRPADYNQCLQISNLSSTAEWVLLDQTRNSLFWENKTKGANQSQTPCVQVLAGMTIATSYLGISAVSEFFGTSLTPLFHFHISTCLKTQGAFYICGQSIHQCLPSNWTGTCTIGYVTPDIFIAPGNLSLPIPIYGNSPLPRVRRAIHFIPLLAGLGILAGTGTGIAGITKASLTYSQLSKEIANNIDTMAKALTTMQEQIDSLAAVVLQNRRGLDMLTAAQGGICLALDEKCCFWVNQSGKVQDNIRQLLNQASSLRERATQGWLNWEGTWKWFSWVLPLTGPLVSLLLLLLFGPCLLNLITQFVSSRLQAIKLQTNLSAGRHPRNIQESPF